The following are encoded in a window of Cryobacterium sp. CG_9.6 genomic DNA:
- a CDS encoding helix-turn-helix domain-containing protein, whose translation MLSVKEYAARQAISVGRVHQLIRTGRIHADKIGSSWVIDEAELGRQAPLSRPLSMTNSWSLIALLSGIEPAKMEAKARWLLDRKCASLAEHPEPAPLLASWLRARAPVLVVHANAADLADLRGDERVVLSGISDDRAGLSSEHEVEAYVDPEVAQELIREYLLVEVKNAKSAKNANVWLHLAHVEADADGRAPLGLVLADLADHAGPRESQRVKELLSSDR comes from the coding sequence ATGTTGAGTGTCAAAGAGTATGCTGCCCGCCAGGCCATCTCCGTCGGGCGCGTGCACCAGCTCATTCGCACGGGAAGAATCCACGCCGACAAGATCGGCTCGAGCTGGGTCATCGACGAAGCAGAACTCGGTCGCCAGGCTCCGCTGTCTCGCCCGCTGAGCATGACCAACTCATGGTCGCTCATCGCTCTGCTGTCGGGGATCGAGCCCGCGAAGATGGAAGCGAAGGCCCGCTGGCTTCTGGACCGTAAGTGCGCTTCCCTGGCAGAGCACCCTGAGCCGGCACCGCTCCTTGCCAGCTGGCTTCGAGCTCGCGCACCAGTCCTTGTGGTGCACGCCAACGCTGCCGATCTCGCAGATCTCCGCGGCGACGAACGTGTCGTTCTTTCAGGGATCAGCGACGACCGGGCGGGCCTCAGTAGCGAGCATGAGGTCGAAGCGTACGTTGACCCCGAAGTCGCCCAAGAGTTGATACGCGAATACTTGCTGGTGGAAGTAAAGAACGCGAAGAGTGCGAAGAACGCAAACGTCTGGCTCCACTTGGCGCACGTCGAAGCTGACGCCGATGGGCGAGCGCCACTGGGTCTGGTCCTCGCTGACCTCGCCGACCACGCGGGGCCGCGAGAAAGCCAGCGGGTCAAAGAACTCCTCAGCAGTGACCGATGA
- a CDS encoding nucleotidyltransferase domain-containing protein translates to MPLVTVFGRTEGAVLTALARGSASVNGRQIERLLGGTVSIRGVRGALERLTRVGLVLAASRQAETLYRVNREHLLWSTVETAINSLTEFRQRIRDLANESAPNGTAVVLYGSVERGEATADSDVDLLVVYPDEIPASLREDFVDELGRRVELWTGNPAQVIQITVGGLVESAGRSQHEPDALVDLWLHDSEVLIGELPTVMSTALSSTVQHQ, encoded by the coding sequence ATGCCACTTGTCACTGTCTTCGGTCGTACTGAGGGCGCAGTCCTGACTGCCCTCGCGCGCGGGTCGGCGTCGGTAAACGGCCGCCAGATCGAACGTCTCCTCGGCGGAACGGTGAGCATCAGAGGCGTGCGGGGAGCCTTGGAACGTTTGACTCGGGTCGGGCTCGTGCTGGCAGCATCCCGACAGGCCGAGACGCTCTACCGTGTGAATCGGGAGCACCTGCTCTGGTCGACCGTGGAGACTGCGATCAACTCATTGACTGAGTTCCGCCAGCGCATCCGTGATCTTGCCAACGAGAGCGCCCCGAACGGAACCGCTGTCGTGCTGTATGGGTCGGTCGAACGAGGTGAAGCCACAGCCGACTCCGACGTCGACCTGCTGGTCGTGTATCCGGACGAAATACCCGCGAGTCTCCGCGAGGACTTCGTCGACGAGTTGGGGCGACGCGTGGAGCTCTGGACGGGTAACCCGGCACAGGTGATCCAGATCACCGTGGGTGGCCTCGTGGAATCCGCAGGACGCAGCCAGCACGAGCCCGACGCGCTTGTCGATCTGTGGCTTCACGACAGCGAGGTCCTGATCGGTGAACTCCCGACGGTAATGTCGACGGCACTCTCGTCGACAGTCCAGCACCAGTAA